The Hugenholtzia roseola DSM 9546 genome includes a region encoding these proteins:
- a CDS encoding DUF4276 family protein: protein MTRVEILTEEPSMRDVLEEILPKILPQKWVLGQNYFVRSHQGKQDLQKSIPRKVKTFSHFHERTGIVIVHDQDSHNCTELKHDLIKLCQDANNQENPAPFLIRIACRELESWYLGDFRAIQAAYPRFNAQKFAGQAKFRNPDNLNNAAEELGKILPEFQKGASARAIAPYLDIDPQNNRSESYKQFIKGIIKFFS from the coding sequence ATGACAAGAGTAGAAATCTTAACTGAAGAACCATCTATGCGGGACGTGTTAGAAGAGATTTTGCCTAAGATTTTGCCTCAAAAATGGGTTTTAGGTCAGAACTATTTTGTGCGTTCTCATCAAGGAAAGCAAGATTTACAAAAATCTATCCCACGTAAAGTTAAAACCTTTTCTCATTTTCATGAGCGTACAGGCATTGTCATCGTGCATGACCAAGACAGTCATAATTGCACAGAACTTAAACATGATTTAATAAAATTGTGTCAAGATGCAAACAATCAAGAAAATCCTGCTCCTTTTCTGATAAGAATTGCTTGCAGAGAATTGGAATCTTGGTATTTAGGGGATTTTCGTGCAATACAAGCCGCCTATCCTCGCTTCAATGCACAAAAGTTTGCAGGACAAGCTAAGTTTCGGAATCCAGACAATCTCAACAACGCAGCAGAGGAGTTAGGTAAAATCCTACCAGAATTTCAAAAGGGAGCTTCTGCCAGAGCTATTGCACCCTATTTGGACATTGACCCTCAAAATAACAGGTCTGAAAGCTATAAGCAGTTCATTAAAGGTATAATAAAGTTTTTTAGTTAA
- the aceA gene encoding isocitrate lyase, with protein MTSNGTSPFAHRNASELANEWKNSPRWAGIKRDYSADEVAKLRGSARLEHTLARMGAERLWKLLNEEDFVPALGAITGNQAVQQVKAGLKAIYMSGWQVAADGNNAGQMYPDQSLYPADSVPAMVKRVNNALLRADQIEQAEGKEPIQWFAPIVADAEAGFGGVLNAYELMKAMIEAGASGVHFEDQLSSAKKCGHMGGKVLVPTSEAVQKLKAARLAADVLDVPTVLIARTDANGSYLITSDIDPADKPFISQEARTAEGFFILKGGIEAAVARGLAYAPYADVIWCETSKPDLEEARYFAKKIHEKYPHKLLAYNCSPSFNWSANLEAATIAHFQEELGKMGYKFQFVTLAGFHSLNMGMYELALKYKSEGMAAYSRLQNKEFDYEEKGYTGTKHQRFVGAGYFDQVAQAIMGEGLSTAALKGSTEEEQFNPTPSHL; from the coding sequence ATGACTTCAAACGGAACATCTCCTTTTGCGCATCGCAACGCAAGTGAATTAGCAAACGAATGGAAAAATAGCCCCCGTTGGGCAGGTATCAAGCGCGATTACAGTGCGGACGAGGTAGCCAAATTGCGCGGCAGCGCGCGTTTAGAGCATACTTTGGCGCGTATGGGTGCGGAAAGGCTTTGGAAACTTTTAAATGAAGAGGATTTTGTGCCTGCCTTGGGTGCGATTACGGGCAATCAGGCTGTCCAGCAGGTAAAGGCAGGTTTGAAGGCAATTTATATGAGCGGTTGGCAGGTAGCAGCCGATGGCAATAATGCAGGTCAGATGTATCCCGACCAAAGTTTGTACCCTGCCGATAGCGTGCCTGCCATGGTCAAGCGCGTCAATAATGCCCTTTTGCGTGCCGACCAAATCGAGCAGGCAGAAGGTAAAGAGCCAATTCAGTGGTTTGCGCCCATTGTAGCCGATGCAGAAGCTGGTTTTGGGGGCGTTCTCAATGCCTATGAACTGATGAAAGCCATGATTGAAGCGGGTGCTTCGGGCGTTCATTTTGAAGACCAACTTTCTTCCGCTAAAAAGTGCGGACACATGGGCGGCAAGGTCTTAGTGCCTACTTCGGAGGCGGTGCAAAAATTGAAGGCGGCGCGTTTGGCGGCAGATGTTTTGGACGTGCCTACGGTGCTGATTGCGCGTACAGATGCCAATGGTTCATACCTGATAACCAGCGACATAGACCCTGCCGATAAGCCCTTTATTAGCCAAGAGGCGCGTACCGCCGAAGGCTTTTTTATCCTCAAAGGGGGCATAGAGGCGGCAGTAGCACGCGGTTTGGCTTACGCGCCTTATGCTGATGTCATTTGGTGTGAAACCTCGAAGCCTGATTTAGAAGAAGCGCGTTATTTTGCCAAAAAAATACACGAAAAATACCCTCACAAACTTTTAGCCTACAACTGCTCGCCTTCCTTTAATTGGTCAGCAAATTTAGAGGCTGCCACGATTGCACATTTTCAAGAAGAGTTAGGCAAGATGGGCTATAAGTTTCAATTCGTAACCTTAGCAGGGTTTCATAGCCTCAATATGGGCATGTATGAGCTGGCACTCAAATACAAAAGCGAAGGCATGGCAGCCTATTCGCGCCTGCAAAACAAGGAATTTGACTATGAGGAAAAAGGCTACACAGGCACAAAGCACCAACGTTTCGTAGGCGCAGGCTATTTCGACCAAGTCGCGCAAGCCATCATGGGCGAAGGACTTTCTACTGCCGCCCTCAAAGGCTCTACCGAAGAAGAGCAGTTTAATCCCACGCCGTCGCATTTGTAG
- the aceB gene encoding malate synthase A, translating to MSEKSLSTPSAPIEGTVRLVTEKPLSSDFQYFLSAQALEFLVALHQKFEPVRQALLDRREVTQKAIDAGQMPTFPKETQAIRKDATWQVAPIPADLQDRRVEITGPVERKMMINALNSGAKIFMADFEDANSPTWENALQGQRNCYDAIRKQIDFYDEKKDKHYKLNAETAVLLVRPRGWHLSEKHLLIDGVPISGSLFDFGLYVFHNTQEMLKRGTAPYFYLPKLENHLEARLWNDVFVFAQNYLAIPIGTFKATVLLETILAAFEIEEILYELREHIVGINAGRWDYIFSAIKKFRNVVQQPLPDRAQITMTVPFMRAYTELLVHFCHKRGAHAIGGMSAFIPTKNDANINAKAFEQVRKDKEREAADGFDGSWVAHPDLVPIAKAVFDAKFGDKPHQKERLRNDVVVEKMETQLLDFQIEGGKITDSGIRLNISVALRYVSAWLNGVGAAAIFNLMEDAATAEISRTQLWQWLFHPKAQRYQAEENGEAAYFPITAAYLKSCFEEEYQKIVTELGETQSLALRYPEAREILEKLVFSPDYQDFLTTSAYERL from the coding sequence ATGTCTGAAAAATCCCTTTCTACGCCCTCTGCTCCTATCGAGGGAACAGTTCGTTTGGTAACGGAAAAACCGTTGTCGTCTGATTTTCAATACTTTTTGAGTGCGCAAGCCCTTGAATTTTTAGTAGCTTTGCACCAGAAATTCGAGCCTGTGCGTCAGGCTTTGCTCGATAGGCGCGAAGTTACGCAAAAGGCGATTGATGCAGGGCAGATGCCCACTTTTCCCAAAGAAACACAAGCCATTCGGAAGGACGCTACGTGGCAAGTTGCGCCAATCCCTGCCGACTTACAGGATAGGCGTGTGGAAATTACGGGACCAGTGGAGCGCAAGATGATGATAAACGCGCTCAATTCAGGTGCTAAAATTTTTATGGCAGACTTTGAAGATGCCAATTCGCCTACTTGGGAAAACGCTTTGCAAGGTCAGCGCAACTGTTATGATGCCATTCGCAAACAGATAGATTTTTACGACGAAAAAAAAGACAAACATTACAAACTAAATGCAGAAACTGCCGTCCTGTTGGTGCGTCCGCGCGGTTGGCACTTGTCGGAAAAGCACTTGCTCATCGATGGCGTACCGATTTCGGGTTCGCTCTTCGATTTTGGCTTGTATGTTTTTCACAATACCCAAGAGATGCTCAAAAGAGGAACAGCACCTTATTTTTACTTGCCCAAATTAGAAAACCATTTAGAGGCACGTCTTTGGAACGACGTTTTTGTTTTTGCACAAAATTATTTAGCAATTCCGATAGGAACTTTCAAAGCCACTGTGCTTTTAGAAACCATTTTAGCAGCCTTTGAGATAGAGGAAATACTTTACGAACTGCGCGAGCATATTGTTGGTATCAATGCAGGTAGATGGGATTATATCTTTTCGGCAATCAAAAAATTTAGGAATGTCGTGCAGCAGCCTTTGCCCGACCGCGCCCAAATTACGATGACCGTCCCTTTTATGCGTGCCTATACCGAGCTTTTGGTTCATTTTTGCCACAAACGCGGTGCGCATGCGATTGGGGGCATGTCTGCATTTATTCCTACCAAAAACGACGCTAACATCAATGCAAAAGCCTTCGAGCAGGTACGAAAAGACAAAGAACGCGAGGCTGCCGACGGTTTTGATGGCTCTTGGGTAGCACACCCCGATTTAGTTCCTATTGCAAAGGCGGTCTTTGATGCTAAATTTGGCGACAAGCCTCACCAAAAAGAGCGGTTGCGCAACGACGTAGTAGTGGAAAAGATGGAAACCCAACTTCTTGATTTTCAGATAGAAGGGGGAAAAATCACCGATTCGGGTATTAGGCTCAATATCAGCGTGGCACTGCGCTATGTTAGTGCGTGGCTCAATGGCGTAGGGGCTGCCGCCATTTTCAATTTGATGGAAGATGCAGCCACAGCCGAGATTTCGCGTACCCAACTTTGGCAGTGGCTTTTTCACCCCAAAGCCCAACGCTATCAGGCAGAAGAAAATGGCGAGGCGGCTTATTTTCCCATTACGGCGGCATACCTCAAATCTTGTTTTGAAGAAGAATATCAGAAAATTGTAACCGAATTGGGCGAAACACAAAGTCTTGCTTTGCGCTACCCAGAGGCGCGAGAGATTTTGGAAAAATTGGTCTTTTCACCTGATTATCAAGACTTTCTCACCACTTCGGCTTACGAAAGGCTCTAA
- a CDS encoding AAA family ATPase yields MKIEKLKVKNFKVFHNMEIRDFPNLCVFLGANGSGKTTLFDVFGFLSSALHHNVKHALHQRGGFDEVISRNSTGDIEFELKFRDTPGSPLVTYELSIGLSENKSPIVTKEVLSYRRGSRGRPYRFLDFSRGRGSAIINEAEFAEAKQEFKDQREEQVLESPDILAIKGLGQFKKFKAISTFRRLLENWFVSNFQIQAAQNIEETGLSEHLSRNGNNLAQVTEYIYENHRPIFEQILGKMKKRIPGISEVRATKTIDGRIVLQFKDGTFKDPFISRYVSDGTIKMFAYLILLNDPTPHPLLCVEEPENYLHPELLRELAEEFREYAQQGQVFISTHSPDFVNHLKIEELFWLYKKDGYTQVQRAKDDKVVQNLVKEGDALGYLWTQGYLKGSGIKSLI; encoded by the coding sequence ATGAAAATTGAAAAACTAAAAGTTAAAAATTTTAAAGTGTTTCATAACATGGAAATACGTGACTTCCCTAACTTGTGCGTCTTTTTAGGTGCTAATGGGTCAGGAAAGACTACGCTTTTTGATGTTTTTGGCTTCCTTAGTAGTGCTTTGCATCATAACGTTAAACACGCACTTCATCAACGCGGAGGGTTTGATGAGGTTATTTCTCGCAATAGCACAGGTGATATAGAATTTGAGTTGAAATTTAGAGATACACCGGGCTCCCCCTTGGTTACGTATGAACTTTCTATTGGGTTGAGTGAAAACAAATCTCCTATCGTAACTAAAGAAGTATTGAGCTATAGGCGAGGCAGTCGCGGTCGTCCTTATCGTTTTTTAGATTTCTCAAGGGGGCGCGGTAGTGCGATTATAAACGAAGCAGAATTTGCAGAAGCCAAGCAAGAGTTTAAAGACCAACGAGAAGAGCAAGTTTTAGAATCTCCTGATATTTTGGCTATCAAAGGCTTGGGTCAATTCAAAAAATTTAAGGCAATTAGCACTTTTCGTAGGTTGTTAGAAAATTGGTTTGTTTCTAATTTTCAAATTCAGGCTGCCCAAAATATAGAGGAAACAGGGCTTAGTGAACATCTTTCAAGAAATGGAAACAATTTAGCTCAAGTTACAGAGTATATTTATGAAAACCATAGACCTATTTTTGAACAAATCTTAGGGAAGATGAAAAAACGCATACCAGGAATTTCCGAAGTACGAGCCACAAAAACCATAGATGGTCGTATTGTCCTTCAATTTAAAGACGGCACTTTCAAGGACCCTTTTATATCGCGTTACGTATCTGACGGAACTATAAAAATGTTTGCTTACTTAATTTTACTCAACGACCCAACTCCACATCCACTCCTTTGTGTAGAAGAGCCTGAGAATTATTTGCATCCTGAACTTTTGAGGGAGTTAGCCGAAGAGTTTAGAGAGTATGCGCAGCAGGGACAAGTTTTTATTTCAACTCACTCGCCTGATTTTGTGAATCACCTCAAAATAGAGGAACTTTTTTGGCTCTATAAAAAAGACGGATATACGCAAGTTCAGCGAGCTAAAGATGATAAAGTTGTTCAGAATTTGGTCAAAGAGGGTGATGCCTTGGGTTATTTGTGGACACAGGGCTACTTAAAAGGAAGTGGAATTAAGAGCTTAATTTAA